One stretch of Rosistilla oblonga DNA includes these proteins:
- a CDS encoding acyltransferase family protein: MPEKDIPEPSRSTPTSFTSTLDDEVMDRPKQAQLNSIQAMRGVAAILVVVSHIILSLRPQIRHADIKPPEWLQHGFNVGACGVDLFFIISGFIIVYVTSRSKSGLLGCRDFVIKRLIRIYPTYWFFLLFSIGGLVIRAQLSSEMYAGDRFPIAIPWIIRSIFLFPAYKPGGSQDFGPLLGPGWTLSFELFFYAVFAVCLCTIRSTKLRAQSVAAISVTLGCLGTIFADQLIEIPVLRMVTHPLLFEFAFGCLLATQCERLAKLRFSVSVSLVSVGLGLLVFDHIYQLHPGKLGLTRPIIYGVPCGLLFTGIVSAELRGMLNVHRWLIAIGDASYATYLSHSAITLKVLGIAWLTTGFYHQTPLLVVLLLNLAACLVVGQLFYYLVEIRMINGLRAWCLPMRASPSNVSSPSSPNESAPASAHNG, from the coding sequence ATGCCTGAAAAAGACATTCCTGAACCCTCTCGTTCGACGCCCACCTCTTTCACTTCGACGCTCGATGACGAAGTAATGGACAGACCAAAGCAGGCACAACTCAATTCCATTCAGGCAATGAGAGGAGTCGCGGCAATACTTGTCGTAGTAAGCCATATCATATTGTCTCTTCGTCCACAAATCCGGCACGCCGACATCAAGCCACCCGAGTGGCTACAACACGGCTTTAATGTTGGAGCTTGCGGAGTTGACCTGTTCTTCATCATCAGTGGCTTCATCATCGTCTATGTCACGTCTCGTTCGAAATCAGGTTTGCTAGGTTGCAGGGACTTTGTGATTAAACGGCTGATCCGCATCTACCCGACCTACTGGTTCTTCTTGTTGTTTTCGATCGGGGGGCTTGTTATCCGCGCGCAACTTTCGTCCGAAATGTATGCGGGGGACCGGTTTCCAATCGCAATCCCTTGGATTATCCGGTCGATTTTTCTCTTCCCTGCCTATAAGCCAGGTGGATCGCAAGATTTTGGTCCCCTCTTGGGTCCCGGGTGGACCTTGTCCTTTGAGCTATTCTTCTATGCTGTGTTTGCCGTCTGCTTGTGTACAATCCGTTCCACAAAACTGCGGGCACAGTCGGTGGCTGCGATAAGCGTCACACTCGGATGCCTGGGGACTATATTTGCAGATCAACTCATTGAAATTCCAGTGCTCCGGATGGTCACACATCCCCTACTGTTTGAATTTGCATTTGGCTGTTTGCTTGCAACGCAATGCGAGCGACTTGCAAAACTACGTTTTTCCGTTTCGGTTTCCCTGGTAAGTGTCGGCCTCGGATTGCTTGTCTTTGACCATATCTATCAACTGCATCCTGGGAAACTCGGACTGACTCGACCAATCATCTACGGAGTACCTTGTGGGCTTTTGTTTACAGGGATTGTAAGTGCGGAACTGCGTGGAATGCTAAACGTTCACAGATGGTTAATCGCAATCGGTGATGCATCGTACGCAACCTATCTTTCACATTCCGCGATAACATTAAAGGTGTTGGGCATCGCGTGGTTAACAACAGGCTTTTACCACCAAACTCCGTTGCTCGTCGTCCTACTTTTGAATTTGGCCGCCTGTTTGGTTGTTGGACAACTATTCTATTACCTTGTTGAAATCCGCATGATCAACGGCCTTCGTGCTTGGTGTCTTCCCATGCGAGCATCGCCATCAAATGTTTCATCACCAAGCTCACCAAATGAATCCGCACCAGCGAGCGCTCACAATGGATAG
- a CDS encoding glycosyltransferase family 4 protein, translating to MQHSNNGEQRIADTMPLDKNHITYVFVYERCITGGVETLMHRMCQQLQARGHHVTIILGEGGELMEQLSNCATILLLGSRNYHKLAFPFTAIPAEVTKTLLTSDAIVAFSETSLSISYCLLRRLRLKKRLLAGVFNPWAYHAPPTKNHASNVFCNILPDENKLFMSEHIRLSHAKTHDLNQPVGKTWPLPLDVERYRRIERKPERLRILSVGRLMSFKTYNLYMIDILKRLKSEGVHAHWEVVGDVDKSDNELKSEMCKRIELSGLRDNVTLHGTLDEHRIIELLQTAGVFVGMGTSLIVAAAAGVPAIPAIVNDLSSSTYGWFHELPPGSCGEHVEGTSPDISIHKMLSGVLAVSDTEYSNLCFQEKEAAMFFDINRRTEQFLELTNQAKLAPLNHKQWAAYLLKKLAKKSRLDVVRRLS from the coding sequence ATGCAGCACTCCAACAACGGAGAACAGCGTATCGCAGACACCATGCCGCTTGATAAAAACCATATAACTTACGTATTTGTTTACGAGCGATGCATCACAGGCGGAGTCGAGACGCTCATGCATCGAATGTGCCAGCAACTTCAGGCACGCGGTCATCACGTAACAATCATTTTGGGCGAAGGGGGTGAGCTAATGGAGCAACTCTCCAACTGCGCAACGATATTGCTTCTCGGCTCACGAAACTATCACAAGCTTGCATTCCCGTTCACAGCAATTCCCGCTGAAGTCACAAAGACTCTATTAACAAGTGACGCAATCGTTGCGTTTTCTGAAACTTCACTATCGATTTCGTACTGCTTATTGCGTCGCCTACGACTTAAAAAGAGACTGCTTGCAGGCGTCTTTAACCCATGGGCATACCATGCCCCGCCCACTAAGAACCATGCATCTAACGTCTTCTGCAACATCCTCCCTGACGAGAACAAACTGTTCATGTCTGAGCATATCCGGCTGTCACATGCCAAAACCCATGACTTGAATCAGCCGGTGGGAAAGACCTGGCCACTCCCCCTAGACGTTGAACGGTATCGCCGAATAGAACGCAAACCAGAACGATTGCGAATCCTGTCGGTAGGCCGCCTGATGAGTTTCAAAACGTACAATCTTTACATGATTGACATCTTAAAACGCCTGAAGTCAGAAGGAGTTCATGCTCATTGGGAAGTCGTGGGAGACGTTGATAAATCCGACAACGAACTTAAATCCGAGATGTGTAAACGGATCGAACTGTCAGGCCTTCGTGACAACGTAACGTTGCACGGCACCCTTGATGAGCATCGAATCATTGAACTACTACAAACCGCAGGCGTTTTTGTTGGAATGGGAACCTCTCTGATTGTCGCTGCCGCTGCAGGTGTTCCCGCCATCCCTGCTATCGTGAACGATTTGAGCAGTTCCACATATGGATGGTTCCACGAGTTGCCGCCTGGATCATGTGGTGAACATGTGGAAGGGACTTCACCCGACATTTCCATTCACAAAATGCTATCAGGAGTTCTTGCAGTGAGCGACACCGAGTATTCGAACTTGTGCTTCCAAGAAAAAGAGGCCGCCATGTTCTTCGATATCAATCGGAGAACCGAACAATTTCTTGAACTGACCAATCAAGCCAAGCTAGCTCCATTAAACCACAAACAATGGGCAGCATACCTACTTAAAAAGTTAGCAAAGAAATCGCGTCTAGACGTCGTCAGGAGACTCTCATAA
- a CDS encoding acyltransferase, with product MEIGRHTILDYSGDLTIEDGALVSEGSILYTHDHGYDPRSKPTATPLVLKRNCWIGSRAIVLPSVNYIGENAIIGSGAVVTKDVPDGHVYVAGPGRLLKRKDLN from the coding sequence GTGGAAATTGGACGTCACACCATTTTGGACTATTCAGGTGACCTGACAATTGAAGACGGTGCCTTGGTCTCAGAAGGTTCCATCCTTTACACCCACGATCACGGGTACGACCCTCGTTCCAAACCGACGGCCACCCCTCTGGTCCTGAAACGCAATTGTTGGATCGGTAGCCGAGCGATCGTCCTCCCCTCGGTCAACTATATCGGCGAAAACGCAATCATCGGCAGTGGAGCCGTCGTTACCAAAGACGTTCCCGATGGACATGTCTACGTTGCAGGTCCAGGGCGACTCCTGAAACGCAAGGATCTAAACTAA
- a CDS encoding sulfotransferase family protein, translated as MLPSFLIIGSMKSGTTTLYSDLATHPKIWLPEVKEPDGLLPQNYSDSRRWAKYQSLFTPCPNGMLTGEASTSYTKLPTYQGVPENARALLGEQLRVIYLVRDPIARAVSHHDFLYRLGHMPQSADQTLVHDRTLVEYSNYQMQLGAWLKVLPREQIAVIPFEEYITNREGVFARTCRFLNIEATPLQHGQVAKNQSNQLKPLPSPLRVIRDSKAYLWLHEKLPGSKRSKMAWIRNRIPSFSKPLSIPFSAEGEKQIADELLVPITEFCQEWNLPTTLWPRLFSHDNTRTT; from the coding sequence ATGCTTCCCTCCTTTTTGATCATCGGATCGATGAAATCCGGGACCACGACGCTATATAGCGATCTAGCGACCCATCCCAAGATTTGGCTGCCAGAAGTCAAAGAGCCCGATGGATTGCTGCCGCAAAACTACAGCGATTCAAGGCGTTGGGCGAAATATCAATCGCTATTTACTCCTTGTCCCAACGGAATGCTTACGGGCGAGGCTTCCACAAGTTACACCAAACTCCCCACCTACCAAGGCGTGCCAGAGAACGCTCGAGCACTGCTTGGCGAACAACTTCGGGTCATTTATCTGGTTAGAGATCCAATTGCCCGGGCTGTTAGTCATCACGACTTCCTCTACCGATTAGGGCACATGCCCCAATCAGCGGATCAAACGCTCGTGCACGACCGCACTCTCGTTGAATACAGCAACTACCAGATGCAACTCGGCGCTTGGTTGAAAGTGCTTCCACGGGAACAAATTGCCGTGATACCTTTTGAGGAGTACATCACAAATCGCGAGGGTGTTTTCGCTCGTACTTGTCGTTTCCTAAACATCGAAGCAACCCCACTGCAACACGGTCAGGTGGCCAAAAACCAATCGAATCAACTAAAACCACTTCCCTCGCCACTGCGAGTGATACGAGATAGCAAAGCCTATCTTTGGCTCCACGAGAAATTGCCGGGCTCGAAACGATCCAAAATGGCCTGGATTCGCAATCGTATTCCTTCATTCTCAAAGCCCTTGTCGATCCCCTTTTCGGCCGAAGGGGAAAAGCAGATCGCAGATGAGTTACTTGTTCCGATAACAGAGTTCTGTCAAGAATGGAATCTCCCAACCACACTTTGGCCACGGCTATTTTCGCATGACAACACCCGAACTACATAA
- a CDS encoding glycosyltransferase family 4 protein — MDATALSMIADSHRATYVKMRDGRQRPALPPPTGVSEQNIDVPASRFPSDPRSTLSFKHQFRSWCQKAAPQIVHTNFCVPGSLARKIAKRQFQIPVVTTCHEMFDSMNPLLRWGVRRTEKYADAIVYISQGVAQSYRPDFDPDQHGVDRNDPRHRLIYNGIDVEHIQAVVKQAQQTSAQNRPTSGPVLLSVGRLVPEKGHGTVIAALPDLVRRHPELKYVILGEGPNRNALLQQAESMGVAQHLDLPGWVDHNEAIHQMVAADCVIMPSHSVQEGFGLAFAEAMLCETPIVTSRIPVFEEVAGGESDVLRFFTEGDSQSLGDQVQSILAGTNERKDFQPLVDRVAEKFDVKRMAHAYADLYRQLRLR, encoded by the coding sequence ATGGATGCCACGGCACTCAGCATGATCGCGGATTCCCATCGCGCAACCTATGTTAAAATGCGCGACGGGCGACAAAGACCTGCATTGCCGCCCCCGACAGGTGTATCGGAACAAAACATCGATGTTCCCGCATCCCGATTTCCTTCCGATCCACGCTCGACCTTATCTTTCAAGCATCAGTTCCGGTCGTGGTGCCAAAAAGCCGCCCCACAGATCGTTCACACGAACTTTTGCGTTCCAGGAAGCTTGGCTCGCAAGATCGCGAAGCGGCAGTTTCAGATTCCCGTGGTTACGACTTGCCACGAGATGTTTGACTCGATGAACCCGTTACTGCGATGGGGCGTCCGGCGGACGGAAAAATACGCCGATGCGATTGTGTATATCTCACAAGGTGTCGCTCAGTCCTATCGCCCCGATTTCGATCCCGACCAACACGGGGTCGATCGCAACGATCCAAGACACCGCCTGATCTACAACGGCATCGACGTCGAACACATCCAAGCAGTGGTCAAGCAAGCTCAACAAACCTCCGCTCAGAATCGGCCAACGAGCGGACCGGTTCTGCTGTCGGTCGGCCGTCTGGTTCCTGAAAAAGGACACGGGACGGTAATCGCGGCTTTGCCTGATTTAGTTCGGCGTCACCCTGAATTGAAATACGTGATCCTGGGCGAGGGCCCGAATCGTAATGCACTCTTGCAGCAAGCGGAATCAATGGGCGTTGCCCAGCACCTTGACTTGCCCGGCTGGGTGGACCACAACGAAGCCATCCACCAGATGGTTGCTGCAGATTGCGTAATCATGCCGTCGCATTCCGTTCAAGAAGGATTTGGGCTGGCGTTCGCTGAGGCGATGCTGTGCGAGACCCCGATCGTCACCAGTCGGATCCCCGTCTTTGAAGAAGTGGCAGGGGGAGAATCGGACGTGTTGCGGTTCTTCACGGAAGGCGACTCCCAATCTCTCGGCGATCAAGTCCAGTCGATTTTGGCTGGAACAAATGAGCGCAAAGATTTTCAACCACTGGTCGATCGCGTCGCTGAGAAGTTTGATGTCAAACGCATGGCACACGCCTACGCGGATCTGTACCGACAGTTGCGTCTACGATAG
- a CDS encoding O-antigen ligase family protein produces the protein MLDDNLLLVLLAVGIVSAACVAINARRPIVFLYAAIFCTAILKTPHLPVVREKFAATEVFMLLTWLFAYQLPRLHRHLPSDRVVKPLAIAFVLSCIVSGMIGLASVPATTIDMPRVYAGVFVEIANYIYGVLIVLTVIRAIDRWERLTGAVFAWILGMTVASLVGALATVHLAPGFAYEEGTRRICSTLRNENQVPSMILPLITLPIMASAHRHLGLLPRVAMLGLTGMAFLTALGTGSRTAVLMLVLAAVALGLMLTQDSKARLLFNLGQLRSFAFFFAIAVVSYFVVAWAAYDGNYSLMRTPSWQRPAALLIEAYTGKRDLDNTRPQQIRVAMEQFWKTPVFGTGPKLGARVAQTHGEVHNTYFSLLLETGIVGLLLHLALLFQAARFCWIAVQRCPFHWYRMMGKALLIGLVLLVLYNNTMLGLRQRNIWFLVGFMFAYGNLVMLKVPPPRTLKLPFWLKPWTPFFVDHSGYQRPTAASNS, from the coding sequence GTGCTCGACGATAATCTGCTTCTTGTCTTGTTGGCCGTTGGCATTGTCAGCGCAGCGTGTGTCGCGATAAACGCGCGACGTCCGATCGTCTTTCTATACGCAGCGATTTTCTGCACCGCAATTTTAAAGACACCACACCTGCCTGTCGTACGTGAAAAATTCGCCGCAACCGAAGTTTTCATGCTGCTCACCTGGCTGTTTGCATACCAACTGCCTCGGTTACATCGACACCTTCCAAGTGACCGCGTGGTGAAACCTCTAGCCATTGCGTTTGTTCTTTCTTGCATCGTCTCTGGCATGATTGGACTTGCGAGCGTTCCAGCGACGACGATCGACATGCCCCGAGTGTACGCCGGTGTGTTTGTGGAGATCGCAAACTATATCTACGGAGTCCTTATTGTATTAACCGTCATTCGTGCCATCGATCGATGGGAGCGTTTAACGGGGGCTGTTTTTGCCTGGATACTTGGGATGACGGTTGCATCACTTGTCGGCGCGCTCGCCACAGTTCATCTTGCCCCGGGATTCGCCTACGAAGAAGGGACGCGGCGAATCTGTTCAACGCTCCGGAACGAAAACCAAGTTCCGTCGATGATCTTGCCGTTGATCACGCTGCCGATCATGGCTTCCGCCCATCGCCACCTGGGGTTATTGCCGCGTGTAGCCATGCTGGGACTGACTGGCATGGCATTTTTAACCGCTCTTGGTACTGGCAGCCGAACGGCGGTCTTGATGTTGGTCCTAGCCGCAGTTGCGCTGGGTCTCATGCTAACTCAAGACAGCAAAGCGAGACTATTGTTCAATCTTGGGCAACTCCGCTCATTTGCCTTCTTTTTTGCGATTGCTGTCGTTAGCTATTTTGTCGTTGCTTGGGCTGCATATGACGGAAATTATTCATTGATGCGCACTCCATCCTGGCAGCGACCGGCAGCGCTATTGATCGAAGCGTACACTGGAAAACGCGATCTCGACAATACGCGTCCGCAACAGATTAGAGTTGCCATGGAACAATTTTGGAAGACTCCAGTTTTCGGGACTGGCCCCAAGTTGGGTGCGAGAGTCGCCCAAACCCACGGGGAAGTACACAACACCTACTTTAGCCTGTTACTCGAAACCGGAATTGTTGGTCTCTTACTGCACTTAGCGCTGCTGTTTCAGGCTGCTCGTTTTTGTTGGATCGCCGTTCAGCGGTGCCCTTTTCACTGGTACCGCATGATGGGGAAGGCGCTGTTGATCGGGCTGGTTTTATTGGTGCTTTACAACAACACCATGCTTGGGCTGCGGCAGCGAAACATCTGGTTTCTTGTTGGATTCATGTTCGCCTACGGGAATCTTGTCATGCTAAAGGTACCTCCGCCGCGAACACTAAAGCTGCCGTTTTGGCTAAAACCGTGGACCCCCTTCTTCGTTGATCATTCGGGCTACCAGCGGCCAACAGCGGCGTCCAATTCATGA
- a CDS encoding glycosyltransferase, whose translation MFRPHDTIVHTLAPPYQSCRLLWNSVADARGADIRHLNLTKQPPLKKWASVFAKRGNREHESPTDLEVFVPPGAKKFFSRQLAKYLVNTAKQLGMEHRRQYFVVTMPYLSDTVDFLPENSTLIYNVVDDYIESVRSDYLVNHAHFTLAVSSALTQKLKLRHPQCSERIHHVPNGTTPDFLNPLTKIPNDQKLVVGYLGSIDNRVDWNLVHAVCSHFGQQIALRFYGPPPNGKDRMELKRLENSFSNFKFLGKVALDGVPKTISEFDIAIIPEPNREFNRMGCPQKLWNHLAIGAPIVSTRVPEQMRFPDAIYFGDNPGDYVLAMKKAIQEVKSRDTSKRQLRKTIAARHLWSNIGKHAAWVLDPCGLKKT comes from the coding sequence ATGTTCCGGCCTCATGATACGATCGTCCACACGCTTGCACCGCCTTATCAATCTTGTCGCTTACTGTGGAACTCAGTTGCTGACGCGCGAGGTGCCGACATCAGGCACTTGAATCTGACTAAACAGCCTCCGCTCAAAAAATGGGCGAGTGTTTTTGCGAAGAGGGGGAATCGTGAACACGAATCGCCGACCGATCTAGAGGTGTTCGTTCCTCCGGGTGCAAAAAAGTTCTTTTCGCGGCAATTGGCTAAGTATTTGGTCAACACGGCCAAGCAACTAGGCATGGAACACAGGAGGCAGTACTTCGTTGTAACGATGCCATATCTTTCCGACACCGTTGACTTTTTGCCAGAAAATTCAACACTAATCTACAATGTTGTTGATGACTACATTGAAAGCGTCCGCTCTGACTACCTTGTCAATCACGCACACTTCACCCTTGCTGTCTCATCGGCTTTGACACAAAAACTGAAGCTACGTCACCCTCAATGCTCCGAACGTATCCACCATGTCCCGAATGGGACCACTCCAGATTTCCTCAATCCATTAACTAAAATCCCCAACGATCAAAAACTCGTCGTTGGCTACCTGGGATCAATTGACAATCGCGTGGACTGGAATCTAGTACACGCGGTGTGTTCGCATTTTGGGCAACAAATCGCATTGCGGTTCTATGGGCCGCCACCCAACGGAAAAGATCGAATGGAGCTAAAAAGGCTCGAGAACAGCTTTTCCAATTTTAAGTTCCTCGGAAAAGTTGCGTTGGATGGTGTGCCGAAAACCATCAGCGAATTTGACATTGCAATCATTCCGGAGCCTAATCGTGAGTTCAACCGAATGGGCTGCCCCCAAAAACTTTGGAACCATCTTGCGATAGGTGCGCCCATTGTATCAACGCGAGTCCCTGAACAAATGCGATTCCCGGATGCCATCTATTTCGGGGACAATCCAGGCGACTATGTTCTTGCAATGAAGAAGGCTATTCAAGAAGTCAAATCGAGAGATACCAGTAAAAGGCAGCTCCGAAAAACAATTGCGGCACGGCACCTCTGGTCCAATATTGGAAAGCATGCCGCATGGGTTCTTGACCCATGCGGCCTCAAAAAAACGTAG
- a CDS encoding glycosyltransferase family 2 protein: protein MNPHQRALTMDRRNTPRVSAIITVYNEQQWIRSAVESLLNQSLADIEVLVLDDGSDDDTPAILDSFDDDRLKIVRCGRLGRAAALAQAVKLATGRYIANLDADDEAYPDRLAAQAEFLDSHPDHAWVGGGEDREDTQRDEHYVRLYPETDEAIRRMAVKCIPYCHSAITFRRDVLDEGLNYDPKQPFLIDFEFFLRVATKHKVANLQIPVVKRRAHAKSFFQRSFSVSAQNKELSRLCRVARRQFGLPTWMECYPLARTVYPMLPNRLKNGLRKSLGLGETAVPESKTCPPRRVKHN from the coding sequence ATGAATCCGCACCAGCGAGCGCTCACAATGGATAGACGTAACACACCTAGAGTGAGTGCGATCATCACCGTTTACAACGAACAGCAATGGATCCGCAGCGCGGTCGAGAGTCTGCTCAATCAATCTTTGGCGGACATCGAGGTCCTGGTGCTGGACGACGGTAGCGACGACGACACCCCCGCGATCCTGGACTCATTCGATGACGACCGCTTGAAAATTGTCCGCTGTGGTCGATTGGGACGGGCCGCGGCACTGGCCCAAGCCGTCAAACTGGCCACCGGGCGATACATAGCCAACCTCGACGCCGACGATGAGGCGTATCCCGATCGGCTTGCCGCCCAAGCCGAATTCCTCGATTCCCACCCCGACCACGCCTGGGTTGGAGGAGGTGAAGATCGCGAGGATACCCAACGCGATGAACACTACGTTCGCCTGTATCCAGAAACAGACGAAGCCATTCGGCGGATGGCAGTAAAATGTATTCCTTACTGCCATAGCGCAATTACTTTCCGGCGTGACGTACTCGACGAAGGCCTAAACTACGATCCCAAACAGCCCTTTTTGATCGACTTTGAATTTTTCTTGCGGGTCGCGACAAAACACAAGGTAGCAAATCTTCAGATTCCCGTCGTAAAACGACGTGCCCATGCAAAAAGCTTTTTTCAGAGATCGTTCAGCGTTTCGGCACAAAATAAAGAACTCTCGCGATTGTGTCGGGTCGCCCGTCGACAGTTTGGACTGCCAACCTGGATGGAGTGTTATCCGTTGGCACGCACCGTCTACCCTATGCTTCCCAACCGTTTGAAAAACGGATTACGCAAGTCGCTTGGATTAGGTGAGACGGCGGTTCCAGAATCAAAAACTTGTCCACCACGGCGTGTAAAACACAATTGA
- a CDS encoding ISAzo13 family transposase, whose amino-acid sequence MRKEIETETAGSPVTPGELWTNRSCRDLSKIIEELGFVVSPNTIDRLLREELGLGRRQALKDVAIGSAPDRDAQFQRIAELRRHYHMRDWPIISIDTKKKEMLGNFHRQGVCRTSGRVHTFDHDFPSAGEGKVIPYGVYDVRTNAALMTLTRGSDTGELVGDSIRMWWNRMGRYRYDGAKQMLILADSGGSNGCRVRLFHEQLWKISEHLGITLRVAHLPSYCSKYNPIDHRLFCHVTRSLKGVVFHSIGAIRNAASRTATSTGLQVKVAILKRIYRRGVQATERFLNGDYIRHDAELPKYNYTTTG is encoded by the coding sequence ATCCGAAAAGAGATCGAAACTGAAACAGCTGGCTCGCCAGTGACTCCGGGCGAGCTTTGGACGAATCGCTCATGCCGTGATCTGTCCAAGATCATTGAAGAGCTCGGCTTCGTAGTATCGCCCAACACGATCGATCGTCTGCTCCGCGAAGAGCTTGGGTTGGGTAGGCGACAAGCACTCAAGGACGTTGCAATTGGCAGTGCACCCGACCGTGATGCCCAGTTCCAGCGGATCGCCGAACTCCGTAGGCACTACCATATGCGCGATTGGCCCATCATTAGTATCGATACAAAAAAGAAGGAAATGCTCGGCAATTTCCATCGTCAGGGCGTCTGCCGAACCAGTGGACGCGTCCACACCTTCGACCATGACTTCCCATCTGCCGGCGAAGGGAAAGTGATCCCCTACGGAGTATACGACGTGAGGACGAACGCAGCCTTGATGACGCTCACGCGTGGATCGGACACGGGCGAACTGGTGGGAGATTCGATTCGCATGTGGTGGAACCGGATGGGGAGGTATCGTTACGATGGAGCCAAGCAAATGTTGATACTGGCCGACAGCGGCGGCAGCAATGGTTGCCGCGTGCGGCTATTCCATGAACAACTCTGGAAGATATCAGAGCACTTGGGGATCACGCTTCGCGTCGCACACCTCCCGTCCTATTGCTCGAAATACAACCCCATCGACCACCGCTTGTTCTGCCATGTTACCAGGTCACTCAAAGGCGTGGTGTTTCACAGCATAGGAGCGATTCGCAACGCGGCATCTCGAACAGCCACGAGCACGGGGCTGCAGGTTAAAGTAGCAATTTTGAAACGGATTTATCGGCGTGGAGTACAGGCGACCGAGCGATTCTTAAACGGAGATTATATCCGGCACGACGCCGAGCTCCCAAAGTACAATTACACCACAACGGGCTAA
- the wecB gene encoding non-hydrolyzing UDP-N-acetylglucosamine 2-epimerase, whose amino-acid sequence MTDHIRPLIVFGTRPEAIKMAPIVSECYRRNETLAPIVCLTGQHREMVDQVVSYFGISVDSNLDLMSTNQTLASLTSRCIEGIDALISKYTPNCIVIQGDTTTVMATAIAAFYRSIKVVHVEAGLRTGNIHSPWPEEFNRRIASLATTIHCAPTVRAERSLLAEGIPKSQVHVTGNTVVDALLQTVERERLNSSIWDEKYSMIGDRRMVLVTAHRRESFGDGMESICNAIFAISRDFPECEFIFPVHLNPNVQEPVNRIIGASPNVHLVAPATYPEFVWLMDRCDFVLTDSGGVQEEAPSLEKEVLVMRETTERPEAVESGLARLIGTSARAIISESSRLLKRTRGAHQVAPATNPYGDGKAASRIVDLIARCC is encoded by the coding sequence ATGACAGACCACATCAGACCTCTCATTGTTTTCGGAACTCGTCCAGAAGCAATCAAGATGGCTCCAATTGTTTCTGAGTGCTACCGTCGGAACGAAACACTGGCCCCTATTGTATGCTTGACCGGACAACATCGTGAAATGGTTGACCAAGTGGTTTCGTACTTCGGCATAAGTGTTGATTCCAACCTCGACTTAATGTCAACGAATCAGACGCTAGCAAGCCTTACGTCACGCTGCATCGAAGGTATCGATGCCCTAATCAGCAAGTACACCCCAAACTGCATTGTGATTCAAGGAGACACGACCACGGTCATGGCGACGGCGATCGCCGCATTTTACCGATCCATCAAAGTGGTTCATGTTGAGGCTGGCCTAAGAACAGGGAATATTCACTCGCCCTGGCCAGAGGAGTTCAATCGACGCATCGCGAGTCTGGCGACCACGATTCATTGTGCCCCAACAGTTCGAGCTGAACGCTCGCTTCTAGCGGAGGGCATCCCCAAATCCCAAGTCCATGTCACTGGCAATACGGTTGTGGACGCATTGCTTCAAACCGTTGAAAGAGAACGTCTCAATTCAAGCATCTGGGACGAGAAATACTCCATGATTGGGGACCGTCGAATGGTCCTCGTTACTGCTCATCGCAGGGAGAGCTTTGGAGATGGCATGGAGTCGATCTGTAACGCGATTTTTGCGATTTCTCGTGATTTCCCCGAATGCGAGTTCATCTTCCCTGTTCATCTAAATCCAAATGTCCAGGAACCGGTGAATCGAATCATTGGTGCCTCTCCCAACGTCCATCTCGTGGCCCCCGCAACGTATCCAGAATTTGTCTGGTTGATGGACCGCTGCGATTTCGTACTCACAGACTCGGGTGGAGTTCAAGAAGAAGCGCCGTCGCTCGAGAAAGAAGTTTTGGTAATGCGAGAGACGACCGAACGACCAGAAGCAGTCGAATCTGGACTTGCCAGGCTGATCGGAACCTCGGCTCGTGCAATCATCAGTGAATCAAGTCGATTGCTGAAACGAACGCGAGGGGCACACCAAGTTGCCCCAGCCACAAACCCGTATGGTGACGGCAAAGCAGCTAGCCGCATCGTGGATTTGATAGCCCGGTGTTGCTAG